Sequence from the Deltaproteobacteria bacterium genome:
ATATGAATACCACCTGATATCCCCAGGCAACCCATAAAAGCCCCCCTGCCAGTGCGACACCGATGGAGAAGAGGTGGTCGATGGAAACGGACATGGTAAGTGTCGGGGTGACATGTTCGGGGCGAACGGCTATTTTTTTAAGATATGTTGCACGGGCCATGTTGACAGACATCATGAGCTGATCAATAACAAAACATGCGCAAGCAATCAAAAAGGCCGTATATTCGGAAAAAACATCTCTGGCAAAACC
This genomic interval carries:
- a CDS encoding MFS transporter → MFQPLLGRSIDRFGERAVLIFEAVVLIFICAGYGFARDVFSEYTAFLIACACFVIDQLMMSVNMARATYLKKIAVRPEHVTPTLTMSVSIDHLFSIGVALAGGLLWVAWGYQVVFIFGAFIALLNLVSAFWIKVPASTGFRHKKTAS